Proteins from a single region of Lampris incognitus isolate fLamInc1 chromosome 16, fLamInc1.hap2, whole genome shotgun sequence:
- the tpp1 gene encoding tripeptidyl-peptidase 1: protein MKTLLPFTLLLLFTTLVCSGYLEYDQDVLVPVDWAHVGRVSPTEELELTFALKQQNVGLLEKTLRLLSDPDSAQYGKYLSLEEVSSLVRPTELTQKFVRQWLQSHGVTNCQTTHTQDFLQCTMTAKVAETLLQGIKFHRFIRDGHSVVRSSSPYSVHETVLEHLDFVGGVHRFPPRGLDLSKTSSNGKHKNSMAWLHLGVTPAILRARYNLTAADVGSVQNNSQAVAQFLEQYYHPADLAEFMSMFGRSFQHLSKVDQVVGTQGAGKAGMEASLDVEYIMSTGANISTWVFTNPGRHESQEPFLQWMVLLSNMSNLPWVHTISYGDDEDSLSTAYMMRINTEFMKAGVRGISLLFASGDSGAGCRHLTKEANSFRPSFPASSPYVTTVGGTSFKNPFKVSYEVTDYISGGGFSNVFKMPEYQASAVNGYLKSVAASLPPQTYFNTTGRAYPDMAALSDNYWVVTNRVPIPWVSGTSASTPVVGGMLSLINDRRLLKGLPVLGFLNPRLYKLKGQALFDVTEGCHLSCLDEQVQGKGFCAAPSWDPVTGWGTPNYPALLAVLLEK, encoded by the exons ATGAAGACCCT GCTGCCCTTCACCCTCCTGCTGTTATTCACCACGTTGGTCTGCAGTGGATACCTGGAATATGACCAAGATGTCTT GGTCCCGGTGGATTGGGCTCACGTTGGACGGGTCAGCCCTACAGAGGAGTTGGAGCTGACCTTTGCCCTGAAACAGCAGAATGTTGGCCTGCTGGAGAAAACATTGCGACTTCTGTCAGACCCTGACTCCGCACAATATG GTAAGTACCTGAGTTTAGAAGAAGTCTCTTCCCTTGTGCGTCCGACTGAACTGACCCAGAAGTTTGTACGTCAGTGGCTGCAGAGTCATGGGGTCACAAACTGTCAGACTACCCACACTCAGGACTTCCTACAGTGTACAATGACAGCCAA GGTGGCAGAGACGCTGCTCCAAGGTATCAAATTTCATCGCTTCATCAGAGACGGCCATTCCGTTGTGAGGTCATCATCTCCGTACTCGGTTCATGAAACTGTTCTCGAGCATCTTGACTTTG TTGGAGGGGTTCACCGTTTCCCGCCCAGAGGACTGGACCTCAGTAAAACCTCATCCAATGGGAAGCACAAGAACTCTATGGCGTGGCTGCACCTCGGTGTGACTCCTGCTATTTTGAGGGCTCGTTACAACCTGACGGCAGCTGACGTGGGTTCGGTGCAGAACAACAGCCAGGCAGTAGCCCAG TTCTTGGAGCAGTACTATCACCCCGCAGACCTGGCTGAGTTCATGAGCATGTTTGGCAGAAGCTTCCAGCATCTGTCAAAGgtggatcaggtggttggcacGCAGGGGGCAGGCAAAGCTGGTATGGAGGCAAGTCTGGATGTGGAGTACATCATGAGCACAGGGGCAAACATCTCCACCTGGGTCTTCACTAACCCAG GGCGTCATGAGTCCCAGGAGCCTTTCCTCCAGTGGATGGTCCTGCTCAGCAACATGTCTAACTTGCCGTGGGTCCACACTATCAGCTATGGAGATGATGAGGACAGCCTGTCCACTGCCTACATGATGCGCATCAACACTGAGTTTATGAAGGCTGGCGTCAGAGGCATCTCCTTGCTCTTTGCTTCTG GTGACAGTGGTGCAGGTTGCAGACATTTAACTAAAGAAGCAAATTCCTTTAGGCCTAGCTTTCCTGCCTCAAG cccatatGTGACCACAGTAGGAGGAACTTCATTCAAAAACCCATTTAAGGTTTCCTATGAGGTTACAGATTACATCAGTGGTGGAGGTTTCAGCAATGTCTTCAAGATGCCCGAGTACCAG gCCAGTGCAGTGAACGGCTATCTGAAGTCTGTGGCAGCAAGCCTTCCACCACAGACTTACTTCAACACCACGGGAAGGGCCTACCCAGACATGGCTGCCCTTTCTGATAACTACTGGGTGGTCACCAACAGAGTCCCCATCCCCTGGGTCTCAGGGACCTCT GCATCAACCCCTGTGGTTGGAGGCATGCTTTCTTTGATCAACGATCGGAGACTGCTCAAAGGCCTGCCTGTGCTAGGCTTCCTCAACCCTCGCCTCTACAAGCTCAAGGGACAGGCTTTATTTGAT GTGACTGAGGGTTGTCACCTGAGCTGTCTAGATGAGCAAGTTCAGGGGAAGGGTTTCTGTGCTGCACCATCATGGGACCCTGTTACGGGCTGGGGAACACCAAACTATCCTGCTCTGCTGGCTGTCCTGCTGGAGAAGTGA